The Rhododendron vialii isolate Sample 1 chromosome 3a, ASM3025357v1 nucleotide sequence atCGAAAACACTTATGCAAAGTGATGTTTGCAACTAAATTTCACAAAAGTTGATGATCTTCAATCATAAAGTCAAGCAAGGACTTGTAAACGCCCCCTTGCCTACCACTAATACACAATTAGAGACAAATGTCCATAACTGCAGATAACCTCCTCAAATCAGCATTAGGACCACATACAGGTCAAATAGTTATCTCAACGTAAATGCCAATGAAAGAACCTAAACCATATAACAGTTCAGAAACAAAAGAGTCCAGGTAAGGCAGCTCAAGGACAATAGGATGGCCGGAAAGAACATAAAGAGAGTGGTGAGCAAACAAGAAGATAACCCTGGCGTCGGGTCCCAAGTAGGTAAATGGTTCATTgattaaactttttcaaaaaaaaatctccaaatGGTTGGgtattgttaaagcatccaactcaaactcaattggcaatgagtggagaggccgcccaggctcacaTACTAGATTTGGAGGCTAtagttaaccaatgtgggacaagctctaacactcccccgcacgtgcaaccCCTGACCCATACATGGAGAGATAAACAATAGATCCATAACATAGGGATCACAACGAACAACGAAACAAGGTGCACCTAAGGCATAAACCACGAGGCAATCAATTAAGAATCTTGTCCAAATGCCTCCGAAAACCTAGCTTTGacaccatgttaaagcatccaactcaaaaccaattgacaatgagtggagaggtcgttggttataattaaccaatgtgggagaAGATCCAACAGGTATCTAGGATTCCAAGCTATGTTGAGCTCAAATTCACCATAAGGCCAAAAATAAGAGCAAGAGGCACGCAAAAATGGCAGAATAAATTACATGAGAGTGCTATGATAACTCCAAGTTTCGTTACTATTGTGATTAGCAAAGCTCGGGTGGATAATTGCATTACAAAAAACAAGTGTACCTTGAACAAGATCAACCGGTATAAAATGCTTGCGCTTTCAGCTTTATTTAACTGCTCGAATAGCCTAGCCAGGTTAAATAATACTGAGATTTTGTTCCATGGTACTTCCATGGTAAAACCATCTTCCTCAAGTCGATGGAAAATTTGTGTGTCCTTGTACTGATAGATGGATGCACTGGCATCAATGGGATAGGGTGGTGATTTATCCTTAATGATGGTGCACCAAATGCCATCACCTAGAGCCTCCCGGTAAGTTTGTTCAGCCAGCTGAAATTGAGGATAACATCAAAGATGATTAGAAATGTAGCACTAAACCCATTATTTGTACAGAAGGGTAAGAGTAACAAAACAGATCATTTACTTTCAAGGAAGTTAAGAAAAAGCTCAAGACAAATATAATTCAAACCTCAAAATCTCCTCTTTCAAATTGTAGGACTCCAATATTGTTGAGCAACTCTACTGGTACTTCTTCACGCCCCTTTTCCAAAAGACCACGGGCCTGTAACAACATccaaaagggaaaaggaaaaaaattacatggAAACCAAGCAGTATGGTGAGAATACAATTTATGTAATCATTTGAAGTAAGACGATGATTCAAGCATGATTGTTTAAGGATTTGCCAGTGAACAGAGGCCATGACCATCCCAAGATTTGCATTCCACAAACAGATATTCAACTATACAAGGTACTGTTAAACATTTTCGGGGATTTCTGAAACCAGCACTAGATAATGGTTGTGATTCAAAGTGCCCATCTGACCCCCCAGTAAAACAGATCAAAACTCTAGTTGTATAGAACAATAGAAAATCTACAACtcagaaaagaataaaaagcaAATGCCCATACTGTTTTGAAGGCTTCTAAAGCTGCACCTGCATCAGTTGAAATCAGCAATTCTCCAAGATCCAGAAATGCCTGCATTAAGGTGAGAAGAGTGAAAGAATGCATAATGTTTCGTCCAGTAATGAACTTGACAAACATGGAAATCTCAAAGGACAAAAAGTCAAAAGTGGATAAGGCCAAAATGACTTGCGTAGAGTATGAGTAGAGGAAATTGTGCTATCACTATTGTACAGGAGGGGAAAATCCCAGAAATTAACAGAGTGAATGTGGATTAAATATGTCACATAGTAATAAAAATGTAAACAAAAACAGCATCACTTGAAGAATTGGAACATTACCAACATCATCAAAGATATAATCAAAGAATGACCTACAACCGAATGATTTAGAATGATGTAGAAGAATGAACGTTCCCCATTGTCAACGTGTCTCATATGAAATAATCTTGAACATCCATGTTCAACTGCACCTCTTTGGTGGGAAACAGAAGAAAAATGCATTGTTCTCCAAACTAAAGCAGAATTTGTATAAAAACTCAATTGTCGGCTATAGTTAATACTAATATTCTTATTAGTAAGCTGAATACAGTTCCTCATGCATCCATACAAGAGTCAGACAGGTATTTCTATGTAATTTACCTCTTCATCACTCAAATAGAACATGTATTTGCAATTAACATCTTAACAAGGAATTAAAGCATAGAAGAAGAACTAAACAACAAAATAACTAACCTGTGGATCACGTGGATCAATCTTAGTAGCTTTCTTGAGGAACTCGTGGGCCTTCTCAGTTTGCCCAAGTTGAATGTAAATGTACCCAAGAGccttcaaaaaggaaaaatacaattCAGTCATTGCCAACATATTGCCATCTATATTCATAAAGATGCCATAAAATCAGAAACAGACAAAAAGGATAAAAATTTTAAGCAAGAACTGCCAACATAGTTGCTGTCATTATACTTACTTTCAATGTCTCACAGTTATCAGGGTAAACCTCCAAGACCTTTTCAAAGTTCCCAAGAGAACTTTTAAAATCTCCCAGTTTCAATTGCACTTGTCCCAAACCTGTACCAGAGTAACCAAATGTGTAGAATGAAAGGTAGATGAGAGAGGATGGATCAACTGAAAATACTCAAAACAGACATGAAGTCCACAGAATCAATTCCAAATGATGCACACGGTAAGGTATCTCCAGTAATATCATGGTTACTTCTTATGATATAGATAACGCACTCTTTGAGTGATGCTTCATAACGAATGAATCCCTCTGACAAGCTGTTAAATGGACTTTCTTAAGACATACATTAACCACCGATCCAAACGCATTTGACCACTATACCACATGTTTCAAAATCATTATAACGCACTAAAATACACATTTCagtcctttcatttttttttaaaccaaaaataTGTTAAAAACATGAAGATCCATAGGCAATAACACAGCTAGTAGATTCTGGGAAGTCAAAAGACCTAAACTGACTGAAACTTGAGTAACATCAAACATTGATAAGGATAGGCCAATACCCCCACGGAAGCttggaaagaaagagaatacAGAAAAAAGGACAGTAGAAGAAAAACAGCAAGATGTAACAATGAAACAAGCATCAGAAAATCTACAGACCATAATAAGGTAATACAAACTCCTGAGGCTTATTGCTTTCCTTTACAGATGCCATGTAGTAGAGTCCCGCTTTTTCATAGTCCCCCTGCAGTCGAGAAATAACATTATTTGTTCCATTAGGAGCATTACAACAAGGGGAGAATTGGGGTGGGGGGGGCCTGCAGATTTTTATGCGCAAACAAAAAATGTTCTAAGAATCAGTTAAAAAATTGGTAACTTAACTGTAAAGAGAGAAGAATAATTGACATACCTTGCTATGGTACGACCGAGCCAAATTGTAGTACGAATGTGACTTGGTTGGCCCATGATTAGTTATTGCAAGTGTAGTTTCGGTTAGTTGCTCAACTAGAAAATGTTGACCAGTGAAGAAGAAGTGGTTCGCCAGATAATTCAGTGACATTGCACAGTAAGGGTAAATCTCGAAAGCTCTTTGCATATTTTCCATTCCTCTCCTAATATCACCAGCTGCATAGACAATTGAATCAATCAAGTAAAAGAACAAGGTAGCATGGAActcattgaaaaacaaaaaccaaaccccAAAACAATTTTGCTGCAGGGCTTATATTTGTTGTTCAGTTTACTTTCCGCACTAAGGGTCGTTGTGTAATTCGATCATATCGTTTTAAACAAATATATGAGGTGAAAGGGCAGATAAGGTTCCCAAAAGCCTATTTTTGTCTCTCTTCCTCCTTTTTCCACTTCTTCTCTTCATATACAAACCCTAGTTTCACAATTTGCAATTCAACTAGTTTAAATAGCAACGAACTaataggtatatatacatcaATACATGTGAGAATTTTTTACATGATCTATGCACTATGTATGTAAGCACTATTGTACGTGGAGCAGCTGACCTTCGTTTGTAtgcaaatccaaaattccaagtGCCACAAGAGCTTCAACATTTTCTGGGTCTAGCTACAGTTATTAAATTTAACATAATCCGTTATCAACATCAGCCCAAACTTGCAACAGAAAGATGACACTCATTGACAAACTAAGCTGTATGCACTATTGACTTGCCTGCAAAACTCGGTGAAAGGCTTGCTTTGCCTTCTCAAATTGACCCAACTTGTAACGACAGAGACCGATGCCAAGTCTTACAGCTCCGGGACATTGTGGATAGACTTGCAAGGCCCTCTTGAAAAAGAATATTATAAGTAAACAGAAATAAGCCCAAAAAGGATACCATACCCACAGAACAACAATATTCGGATATTCCATGGGAGAAAGAGTTTCTCACAACCGAAACTAAAATAAACTCGGAGATGTAAAGCAACAAGCTAAGAAACTCCACATAGCAGCCAAGGTCCGATTAATGTGGTTAACTAACAAACCTTGTACAACTCCAGTGAATCGGAATATCGACCTCGGTTAAATTGAACACATGCCTGCAAAATAAGGCTAGTCAATTTCTGTAAAATCAAAACATTTGCAGgcaatcagaaaaatataagaGCAAAAGATATTTTGAAGTTGAATTTCCATACATGTGCAAAAATACTaagcaaaaaggaaaattggAGAATAGGCTATGTTGAATCACCTTAATCTGGAATCATGTCTACCCAAGGAAATATTCTAAGCACTATACATTAAAGGAAACTACCTAAATCAAAAGTGAAGATTTCCATTTTTACTAGATACTATCACTATGTCACCAAAGGACATCATATTGCAAATTTCAGGGGGAATACAAACCAATTATCTGCACTGCCTACCGAAGATATTTTCCGAAATCTGCCTATACAGGAAGATAATGGCTACCTGACCAAGAAGTGCAGAAACATTATCGCGATCGCCATCCAACACAATCTTGAATGCATTAAATGCCTGTTCTATGTCACCCTTAGCCAGTAAAAGCTGACCTGTATCCAGAATCAGTTAGAAGTGTGAGATCTCCTCAGTCTGTGATCTGTAAACACGAAGTTCTACACTGCGCAGAACGAATTGTAACACTGCCACTCCATAATCAAATGAAAgcaggacaaaacaaaaaacacctgCTGATGAGAGAAAATCCAGTAACATGAAACTAATTGAcatgtaataaataaataaacaatgaaTATCAGTTTAGATCCTTCAGAGGTATCATTGCACCTTCTAGGAAAAGCACAATCTTATATGCGACAAtaatattgaatatttttatggttaCTGGTAAGGAAGAATAGACCCAACCAGATATACAAGTTTTTGTCTTGTGCATTAAATTAGCTGTGAAAGTGGAAGCTGAGCCCCATGGTTTTGTCAGGAGTGCACACCAAGACAGAAAATCGGCTATTAGATATTTAAtcctaaaaaaattatgtcTTTTCGACACGTACGGCCGTTTGATATTCTTAGCTGTCCATTTTCCTCACTTCTCGTGGTCTCTCCTCCGTGTTACCATAATGGCAACCCTCTTAGTGAAACCAATATCTCTCATTTAATGAAAATCTTCATACATTTACTCTTGTCAATCGTCTGGCTGATGCACACAGTATTACAATAATGAACGCCAATTTCAACAACTTAAATAGCAATTCTGGATTCCCAACGGACCGAATTCAAAATAATTCATCTTCGGATTTCATATCCACAAGTTATCGATCTCCATTACATGTGCAGTCCACCGTAATAAATGCACGTACAGAATATGAATATCCGTCAACTAGTTGTCAATAAATAAAGCAGCCAGATGATGCTAACCTTTTCCGACCCAAGTAGAAGGTTCATGCATGTCAATTCTTGATGCTTTGTTGTAGTACTGTGTTGCCATGATAAAATgctcttccttttctctttgttttgtctCGATTTTTCCAAGGTAACTATAATAAGCCCCTAAAGCATTTAGGATGGCAATCCTCTCGTATCTCACATCCGCGTAATATTCATCGATTTCTTCAGCACAAGAAACCAAAATCAGAACATTCACCTAAAACCCCAAAAAGGAGACATTTTCTAATCTTGCCCATCAACCACTAAAACAATACATAACGAGTACAGTAAACGGAATGACAAGACACGGAGAGGAACAAAATGACTAAATACCAGGACTAGATCCTTCCTCCAGAATTTGGCGGAATTGCTCAATTTTGCCTTGCTTGAAGTACTCCCTCTGCATCAACGCCAGTAACAAAACCCACTAATAAGCTAAGAGAAGTCGATTTTTTTCAAACCAACGTACTGCTTGGACAGTCAATGGACTAAAATACCCGACACACAGACGACTAACAAGCAGTACAAAATTAACAGTCCAAAGTATCAATAATTAGAAAAAGCCACAATCTAAGTATGAATGAGTGGGTGCAAACAAGCCGACTCAAATACCGTTTTGTTCAAGCTTGGATAGAAAACTTAACAAGCTTAAAAAGCATGTTCCGGCCCACCTTGTTTACCAATCGGCAGCTATTGGTTTATGAGTCctaacctaagtcacataatgagCATGAAAGTGACTTTCAAAAATATCCCAAGGACCCAAGCTACTAAAATTGCAAGGAATTGAGAGCACGAGCGCATGGCAATGATGGATTGAGAGTGCGAACGAAAGGGTTCTGCTAAAGAATTATGTGCTAAAGTCctaacctaagtcacataacaCCCATGCGGGAGGGGAACCGTGAAAGCGTAGTAGAATTGcgagagagaggattgagagCCCGAGAGCAGAGCCAAGATTGAGAGCGTGAATGGATGGCCTATGTTACTAAGGTCCTAAACCCATAACAACTCTATGcacattgaaattttttaaaactgaGACTATTCGGAATACAAATACATTCGAGTGGCGTAATTCTGTACATGTGTGAGTATACAGAGTGGAATAACTAACCGCGATGATGAGCCAGAGATCGAGGGGTGCTTGTTCGGCCTTGAGAATGTCGAGTATATCTGAGGCGTCTCTGGGGAGCTGGTCGAGGACGACCCTAACCTCCTCTTCGGAGTTCTGCACCGGAATATACACGCTCGCCATTGGATCTCCCGCGTCGATTTCCGGCCGATATCTCAAGATTCTCTTAGAAAACAAACCCTAATTCTGAAACTCCAGCGGCCCAAACTCATATGACGAACTGAACGGAAGTAACTTGCCGGAGGAGTATCTGGGCCTCCGGTGTGGGGGTGCTGTATTTATATTGTTCTGTTTCGAGGGTGGTATACATCTAACTTTGCGTATTTGTGAAAAGAACCTCCGATTTTTTGGTAATTCTGGTATTGTCCAGGGAAAGAGGGGGAACCGTGTTATTACTCATTAGTTTAagagattttttgtttttatcccaTACACTATTCATATTTTGTCCCTAAATTACTAATTTGGCGAATTTATCCTCTCAAGTTTCTGATTGATTCTTATTTCGTCCAATCGTTAAAGATTATTAACATTTTGGACAAAAAACCTGTTACATGCCTATCATATGCAATCGAAACCCAGATGAATGGGGCAAAAATGTCAATTCACCCCTCATAGAATATACACATTCTTGTGGGTATGTTCCGTGAAGGGTggaatgacttttttgcccctttcatttgggttttgatAGGCATGTGACAGGTTTTTCATCTAAAATTTTAACTACCATTAACGATTAGACGAAATAGGAATCAATCAAAAACTTGAAGGGATAAATTTGTCAAATTAATATTTTACGAACGAAGTAGACAAAATATGGATAGTTTataagagaaggaaaaaaaaacttattgtgGGAACATCTTTAAGAGTTTCGAAATACACTAAATTCATTTAAACCTTAATTCCACAGTACTGTTAAACTTGTTATATTAAActtcgtgagagagagagagttgataGCGTGAACGCATAGTTAGGATTGAGAGAGGGAGCAAAGAATTTCAATGAAGTATCATGTAACTACGTATGTTATCCTCCTCCAACTTTATTCTTagggaaaaataagaaaatagtcGAAAAGTTGATATAGTGAGAGGCAAATGGATAGTTTGAGAGCACTTGAAGTATCATGTTCaaataaaaagagaggaaaagaaagggaaCCTCAAGTTTTGAGTTGCGTAACGAAGATAGAATGTTTAGAGTGGCTATGAATGTTTAGGGCCCTTGGGAAAGAATAATTTGGATCGACGCATGTtaacataaaaaatagaaacttcAAATTGAGTCCGAATGGTAAATATAATTTAAATATTCTATTAGTTTAATTAGAACTTATCCATTTTTGTGAATAGGGGGGAATCCGATAGGACAAGAAAAAGTCCATAACTCAACACTCTCTAAGCTAAGAGATTTACTCTTCGGTCAAACAAAtggacaaaaaaacaaagaatatttgttatttgatcaattttgtttcttgatcgacataatattattattattttctcaatTAAATTGGCAGTTGCTTCCAACTTAAGCAATAAGCACGAATCGAGTAGTGTAGCTGTGTAGGGATTGAATTAACAAAAACTGGCACTTTCAGAACTCAAGGGATAAAGGTGAAATTAGcctttcaaaaaactaaaaacataaataatCAGAAATCACGGGCTCCTACGGGAACGACGTCGCATTCCACTTTCTCTTCTCCAAAAACCATTGTAGTACGTCACGTCGGAGCTCGTTGCATCTCCGATTGTGTTCTCGTGGAAGCAATGGGCATCAAATGGTAATCTCGAACATGCAATTCCCTCTTTGAAATTTTACGATATGTATCTAATTTACAGATATACACTTATGCTGCTCTCTCATCGTTCGTTCTAGGGTTTTGCATTGGCAACCCAATGCCGGAAACACAATCAACAGCCAAATCCGGAACGAAATCTCTCAGTGTGCCAAAAGCATCAACGGGGTGAAGGAAGGAAGGTGGAAAGCTACCCTCACTTTTTACAAGCCCATGCTTAGAGGTACTTGTCCCCATCCCCTCTTTTCAAATGAGTTGCACACAATCCTGCTTAGGCATT carries:
- the LOC131320028 gene encoding protein CTR9 homolog isoform X1, translated to MASVYIPVQNSEEEVRVVLDQLPRDASDILDILKAEQAPLDLWLIIAREYFKQGKIEQFRQILEEGSSPEIDEYYADVRYERIAILNALGAYYSYLGKIETKQREKEEHFIMATQYYNKASRIDMHEPSTWVGKGQLLLAKGDIEQAFNAFKIVLDGDRDNVSALLGQACVQFNRGRYSDSLELYKRALQVYPQCPGAVRLGIGLCRYKLGQFEKAKQAFHRVLQLDPENVEALVALGILDLHTNEAGDIRRGMENMQRAFEIYPYCAMSLNYLANHFFFTGQHFLVEQLTETTLAITNHGPTKSHSYYNLARSYHSKGDYEKAGLYYMASVKESNKPQEFVLPYYGLGQVQLKLGDFKSSLGNFEKVLEVYPDNCETLKALGYIYIQLGQTEKAHEFLKKATKIDPRDPQAFLDLGELLISTDAGAALEAFKTARGLLEKGREEVPVELLNNIGVLQFERGDFELAEQTYREALGDGIWCTIIKDKSPPYPIDASASIYQYKDTQIFHRLEEDGFTMEVPWNKISVLFNLARLFEQLNKAESASILYRLILFKYPDYIDAYLRLAAIAKARNNVHISLELIADALKVDDKCPNALLMLGDLELKNDDWVKAKDTFKAAKDASDGKDSYATLCLGNWNYFAAVRSEKRAPKLEATHLEKAKELYTKVLSEHKANLYAANGAGVVLAEKGQFDVSKDLFTQVQQAASGSIYDEMPDVRINVAHMHFAHGDFPLAVKMYQNCLRKFYYNTDSQVLLYLARTHYEAEQWQDCKKTLLRAIHLAPSNYTLKFDAGVAMQKFSASTLQKQKRTVDEVRSTVAELKNAVRVFSQLSSASNLQFHGFDEKKIDTHVNYCKHLLEAAKVHCEAAERDEQQNRQRIELAHQVSLAEEARRKAEEQRKFQMDRRKQEDEFKQVMQQEKNLERIKEQWKSISPATKRKDRSHFEDEEGGHNEKRRKKGGKKRKRDKGSKTRYETNEAEADIVDDHEELDDEDGNMNYRDPSNPMNDQEDEGEENAQDLLAAAGLEDSDAEDDVAAPSNISRRRHAWSESDDDEPQQRKPQSSPNGELSAEMQLSDGEIGGDDDKLNADAVAADEDE
- the LOC131320028 gene encoding protein CTR9 homolog isoform X2 translates to MASVYIPVQNSEEEVRVVLDQLPRDASDILDILKAEQAPLDLWLIIAREYFKQGKIEQFRQILEEGSSPEIDEYYADVRYERIAILNALGAYYSYLGKIETKQREKEEHFIMATQYYNKASRIDMHEPSTWVGKGQLLLAKGDIEQAFNAFKIVLDGDRDNVSALLGQACVQFNRGRYSDSLELYKRALQVYPQCPGAVRLGIGLCRYKLGQFEKAKQAFHRVLQANPENVEALVALGILDLHTNEAGDIRRGMENMQRAFEIYPYCAMSLNYLANHFFFTGQHFLVEQLTETTLAITNHGPTKSHSYYNLARSYHSKGDYEKAGLYYMASVKESNKPQEFVLPYYGLGQVQLKLGDFKSSLGNFEKVLEVYPDNCETLKALGYIYIQLGQTEKAHEFLKKATKIDPRDPQAFLDLGELLISTDAGAALEAFKTARGLLEKGREEVPVELLNNIGVLQFERGDFELAEQTYREALGDGIWCTIIKDKSPPYPIDASASIYQYKDTQIFHRLEEDGFTMEVPWNKISVLFNLARLFEQLNKAESASILYRLILFKYPDYIDAYLRLAAIAKARNNVHISLELIADALKVDDKCPNALLMLGDLELKNDDWVKAKDTFKAAKDASDGKDSYATLCLGNWNYFAAVRSEKRAPKLEATHLEKAKELYTKVLSEHKANLYAANGAGVVLAEKGQFDVSKDLFTQVQQAASGSIYDEMPDVRINVAHMHFAHGDFPLAVKMYQNCLRKFYYNTDSQVLLYLARTHYEAEQWQDCKKTLLRAIHLAPSNYTLKFDAGVAMQKFSASTLQKQKRTVDEVRSTVAELKNAVRVFSQLSSASNLQFHGFDEKKIDTHVNYCKHLLEAAKVHCEAAERDEQQNRQRIELAHQVSLAEEARRKAEEQRKFQMDRRKQEDEFKQVMQQEKNLERIKEQWKSISPATKRKDRSHFEDEEGGHNEKRRKKGGKKRKRDKGSKTRYETNEAEADIVDDHEELDDEDGNMNYRDPSNPMNDQEDEGEENAQDLLAAAGLEDSDAEDDVAAPSNISRRRHAWSESDDDEPQQRKPQSSPNGELSAEMQLSDGEIGGDDDKLNADAVAADEDE